One segment of Streptomyces sp. NBC_01463 DNA contains the following:
- a CDS encoding tyrosine-type recombinase/integrase encodes METTYNVKVWKISTYKGARGTTYTVRWTLDGNEQRAPFATRALADAFRSELVSATRRGEAFSFSTGRPVSHQTGATAVNWYDFAVQFADLQWDRTAGNSRKNTSKALTATTVALLRTPPTGFRPVDVRTALREFAFNTKRREEAPPEVLAILRWVERNTLSMSAWEDPAKVDGVLRAFDVRLDGTRAAASSVKRNRRVLNVAMEHAVKRKVLRTNPLPKGRGTAPKTSSAVDKRAILNTGQAARLLGWVRSRSRGGPRLHAFFALLYYAGPRPEEAVAMRVRDIRLPAPDVADQWCELLFHTAQPEVGKNWTDSGAIHEERGLKGRAADDTRVVPGHPSLTRILREHIKAEELKSSDLLFQGERGELLAGSVIRRAWRSARVKVLTPDEFASPLGKRVYDLRHTRLTKWLNDGIPPAQVAEWAGNSVPILLAIYARCVAGQLSELKKRMEAGEDLPELPDAG; translated from the coding sequence ATGGAAACGACCTACAACGTCAAGGTCTGGAAGATCTCGACGTACAAGGGAGCACGAGGCACCACGTACACCGTGCGATGGACCTTGGACGGCAACGAGCAGCGGGCTCCGTTCGCGACACGAGCACTCGCGGACGCCTTCCGCTCCGAGCTGGTCAGCGCGACCAGGCGCGGTGAGGCATTCAGCTTCAGCACGGGGCGGCCCGTCTCCCATCAGACGGGCGCCACTGCCGTGAACTGGTACGACTTCGCTGTCCAGTTCGCCGACCTCCAATGGGATCGGACGGCCGGCAACAGCCGGAAGAACACATCCAAGGCGCTCACGGCCACCACGGTTGCTCTGCTGCGGACGCCACCGACAGGCTTCCGGCCCGTCGACGTGCGCACAGCGCTGCGTGAGTTCGCCTTCAACACCAAGCGGCGCGAGGAGGCCCCGCCGGAGGTGTTGGCCATCCTCCGGTGGGTGGAACGGAACACGCTGTCCATGTCGGCCTGGGAGGACCCAGCGAAGGTGGACGGAGTTTTGCGGGCGTTCGACGTCCGGCTGGACGGCACGCGAGCCGCTGCCAGCTCCGTAAAGCGAAATCGGCGTGTCCTCAACGTCGCCATGGAGCACGCCGTGAAGCGCAAGGTTCTGCGGACGAATCCCCTGCCGAAGGGCAGGGGAACCGCGCCGAAGACGTCGTCGGCGGTGGACAAGCGGGCAATCCTGAATACGGGCCAGGCGGCCCGACTGCTGGGCTGGGTGCGCAGCCGTTCCCGCGGTGGCCCCCGGCTGCACGCATTCTTCGCGCTGCTCTATTACGCAGGCCCGCGCCCCGAGGAGGCAGTGGCGATGCGGGTGCGGGACATCCGGCTGCCCGCCCCGGACGTTGCGGACCAGTGGTGCGAGCTGTTGTTCCACACGGCTCAGCCGGAGGTCGGCAAGAACTGGACCGACAGCGGAGCCATCCACGAGGAGCGCGGATTGAAGGGGCGAGCCGCGGACGATACCCGCGTCGTCCCAGGACATCCGTCCCTCACAAGGATCCTGCGCGAGCACATCAAGGCTGAGGAACTGAAGTCGAGCGACCTGCTGTTCCAGGGGGAGAGGGGCGAGTTGCTTGCCGGGTCCGTCATTCGCCGCGCCTGGCGATCCGCGCGTGTGAAGGTCCTCACCCCTGATGAGTTCGCCTCACCTTTGGGCAAGCGGGTTTACGACCTGCGGCACACGAGGTTGACCAAGTGGCTCAACGACGGCATTCCGCCGGCACAGGTCGCGGAGTGGGCAGGGAACAGCGTGCCGATCCTGCTGGCCATCTACGCCCGCTGTGTGGCCGGTCAGCTCTCCGAGCTGAAGAAGCGGATGGAGGCGGGGGAGGACCTCCCCGAGCTGCCTGACGCGGGCTGA
- a CDS encoding dynamin family protein, with the protein MDVRPQLIDALSALRDRVAAVRLPLPLPGAPRARQTRIELLAQLDDYLLPRLKDPEAPLLAVIGGSTGAGKSTLVNSLVGRRVSEAGVLRPTTRTPVLVCHPDDQHWFAGIRVLPQLTRVWLPPEESADPGQCDDLDGLDGSAAEEGTALRVETAPGLPRGLALLDAPDIDSLVVRNRVLAAELICAADIWVMVTTASRYADAVPWHLLRTAKEYDASLVTVLDRVPHQVIAEVSRQYGALLTKAGLGEVPRFTIPELPESAGGGSGLLPTTAVAPLRAWLTHRAQDPAARQQAVGRTAAGVIDSLDVRMPALAGAVAAQYAAAVRLTGVVEEAYRTEGARVRRRLQNGGALAGDARTRWRGYPLYSTSEEVLEALVESLAALLECAVAAADEQIRTTWRREPAAGAFAFEASGREAGGWGPAEDIRGRIDMTVRRWRRVLEELAEEEVRLMERNTAPDTETVATLLAAALLGGRRARTAGEQLAERIGAQGALRLRDKGGALLTTYLDQVLGGERDRRLAPLDALDVAPEPQAELIAALSVLQKERWQR; encoded by the coding sequence TTGGACGTACGGCCTCAGCTCATCGACGCACTTTCCGCCCTGCGCGACCGTGTCGCTGCCGTGCGTCTTCCACTCCCGCTCCCAGGAGCTCCACGCGCCCGGCAGACCAGGATCGAACTGCTCGCCCAGCTCGACGACTACCTGCTGCCCAGGCTCAAGGACCCCGAGGCACCCCTCCTCGCGGTCATCGGCGGATCCACCGGCGCGGGCAAGTCCACGCTCGTGAACTCCCTCGTCGGACGCCGGGTCAGCGAGGCCGGCGTGCTACGGCCGACCACGCGGACACCGGTGCTCGTCTGCCACCCGGACGACCAGCACTGGTTCGCCGGGATCCGGGTGCTGCCCCAGCTCACCCGGGTCTGGCTGCCGCCCGAGGAGTCGGCCGACCCCGGCCAGTGCGACGACCTCGACGGCCTCGACGGGAGCGCGGCCGAGGAAGGGACCGCGCTGCGCGTCGAGACCGCCCCCGGACTTCCGCGCGGACTCGCCCTGCTGGACGCCCCCGACATCGACTCCCTCGTCGTACGCAACCGTGTGCTGGCCGCCGAACTCATCTGCGCGGCGGACATCTGGGTCATGGTGACCACCGCCTCCCGCTACGCCGACGCCGTGCCCTGGCACCTGCTGCGCACCGCCAAGGAGTACGACGCCTCCCTCGTCACCGTCCTCGACCGGGTGCCGCACCAGGTCATCGCCGAGGTGTCGCGGCAGTACGGCGCGCTGCTCACCAAGGCCGGGCTCGGCGAGGTGCCCCGCTTCACCATCCCCGAACTGCCGGAGTCGGCGGGCGGCGGCAGCGGGCTGCTGCCCACCACCGCCGTCGCCCCGCTCCGCGCCTGGCTCACCCACCGCGCGCAGGACCCGGCGGCCCGCCAGCAGGCGGTCGGCCGGACGGCGGCCGGCGTCATCGACTCCCTCGACGTCCGGATGCCGGCGCTCGCCGGAGCCGTGGCGGCCCAGTACGCGGCCGCCGTACGGCTGACCGGTGTGGTCGAGGAGGCGTACCGGACGGAAGGCGCACGCGTCCGGCGGCGGCTCCAGAACGGCGGCGCGCTGGCCGGCGACGCCCGGACCCGGTGGCGCGGCTACCCGCTGTACAGCACGTCCGAGGAAGTGCTCGAAGCGCTCGTGGAGTCCCTGGCCGCGCTCCTGGAGTGCGCGGTGGCCGCCGCCGACGAACAGATCCGTACGACATGGCGGCGGGAGCCGGCCGCCGGCGCGTTCGCCTTCGAGGCGTCGGGCCGCGAGGCCGGTGGCTGGGGGCCCGCCGAGGACATCCGGGGCCGGATCGACATGACCGTACGCCGCTGGCGCCGGGTCCTGGAGGAACTGGCCGAGGAGGAGGTGCGCCTCATGGAACGCAACACCGCACCCGACACCGAGACCGTCGCCACCCTCCTCGCCGCGGCCCTCCTCGGCGGACGCCGCGCCCGCACCGCAGGGGAGCAACTGGCCGAACGCATCGGAGCCCAGGGCGCCCTGCGGCTCCGTGACAAGGGCGGGGCCCTGCTCACCACCTACCTCGACCAGGTGCTCGGCGGCGAACGCGACCGCCGGCTCGCCCCGCTGGACGCGCTCGACGTGGCCCCCGAGCCGCAGGCCGAACTGATCGCCGCCCTGTCCGTACTGCAGAAGGAGAGGTGGCAGCGATGA
- a CDS encoding 50S ribosome-binding GTPase: protein MTAVTDEGPGQSGGRAPRAQAPAAGAAPEASASAGGPGTDRERPPGGWDDGLIARRATPATEESAPAAPDEAPPEDQEDDVRPQVEAYVPSGSPLSPRLDALRELVGLSRARLERTDLAEAGRVLDEAAARQRLSSRHTVVAIAGASGSGKSTLFNSLAGAQISETGLRRPTTASPLACSWTDGAAGLLDRLAIPGRLRRRPQAGATASDEALQGLVLVDLPDHDSAARGHRDQVDRVLALVDAVIWVVDPEKYADAALHERYLRPLAGHAEVTFVVLNQIDRLPGEAADLVLDDLRRLLDEDGMALGEHGEPGATVLSLSALTGDGVGELRELLGRFVQDRTAATRRLSADVDAAAARLRPVYVAEGRPGLGERAREEFADRLAEAVGAAAAGQAAEREWRRNAGRACGTPWLRLWRWYESTRQPGSLDRAALDAPPEERLTARQRVEQAVRTVADDAADGLPGPWAQAVREAAVHGAQGLPEALDELAGRSAATATGTGTGTGAGGTAGTATDTATGSRTGNRGSTAQPHAARGTKPPRPAWWPAAVLAQVAMTLLQIFGGLWLAGQIIGVLEPGLLVPALVMLAGIIGGPLVEWSCAAAARGPARRYGQEAERRLREASAACGRARVLDPVSAELVRYREVRERFVAVTEFSTTGR from the coding sequence ATGACTGCCGTCACTGACGAAGGTCCGGGACAGAGCGGGGGCCGGGCCCCCCGGGCCCAGGCACCGGCGGCCGGAGCCGCCCCGGAGGCCTCCGCCTCCGCCGGGGGCCCCGGGACCGACCGGGAGCGGCCGCCCGGCGGCTGGGACGACGGGCTCATCGCCCGCCGCGCCACCCCCGCCACCGAGGAGTCCGCACCGGCCGCGCCGGACGAGGCGCCCCCGGAGGACCAGGAGGACGACGTACGTCCTCAGGTCGAGGCGTACGTTCCCTCCGGCAGCCCGCTCAGCCCCCGCCTGGACGCCCTGCGCGAGCTCGTCGGGCTGTCCAGGGCCCGGCTGGAGAGGACCGACCTGGCCGAGGCGGGCCGGGTCCTCGACGAGGCGGCGGCCCGGCAGCGGCTCTCCTCCCGGCACACCGTCGTCGCCATCGCCGGGGCGAGCGGCAGCGGCAAGTCGACGCTCTTCAACTCCCTCGCGGGCGCCCAGATCTCCGAGACCGGACTCCGCAGGCCCACCACCGCCTCGCCCCTGGCCTGTTCCTGGACGGACGGGGCGGCGGGACTGCTGGACCGGCTCGCGATCCCCGGACGGCTCCGGCGCAGGCCACAGGCCGGCGCGACCGCGTCCGACGAGGCGCTCCAGGGCCTCGTCCTGGTCGACCTGCCCGACCACGACTCGGCGGCACGCGGCCACCGCGACCAGGTGGACCGGGTGCTGGCGCTGGTCGACGCGGTGATCTGGGTGGTGGACCCGGAGAAGTACGCGGACGCGGCCCTGCACGAGCGCTATCTGCGGCCGCTCGCCGGGCACGCGGAGGTCACCTTCGTGGTCCTCAACCAGATCGACCGGCTGCCCGGCGAGGCCGCCGACCTCGTCCTGGACGATCTGCGCCGGCTCCTCGACGAGGACGGCATGGCCCTGGGCGAACACGGCGAACCCGGCGCCACCGTCCTGTCCCTGTCCGCGCTCACCGGTGACGGGGTGGGTGAACTGCGCGAACTGCTCGGCCGGTTCGTCCAGGACCGTACGGCGGCGACCCGCCGGCTCTCGGCGGACGTGGACGCCGCCGCGGCCAGGCTCCGGCCCGTGTACGTCGCCGAGGGGCGGCCGGGACTGGGGGAGCGGGCCCGGGAGGAGTTCGCCGACCGGCTCGCGGAGGCGGTCGGCGCGGCCGCCGCCGGACAGGCGGCCGAACGCGAATGGCGCCGCAACGCCGGACGGGCGTGCGGCACGCCGTGGCTGCGGCTGTGGCGCTGGTACGAGTCGACCAGGCAGCCCGGAAGCCTGGACCGGGCGGCCCTCGACGCGCCGCCCGAGGAACGCCTCACCGCCCGCCAACGGGTCGAACAGGCGGTCCGCACCGTGGCGGACGACGCCGCGGACGGGCTGCCCGGGCCGTGGGCGCAGGCGGTGCGCGAGGCCGCGGTGCACGGGGCGCAGGGACTCCCCGAGGCACTCGACGAACTGGCCGGCCGATCGGCTGCCACCGCCACGGGTACGGGCACGGGCACGGGCGCAGGTGGCACGGCTGGCACCGCCACGGACACCGCGACCGGTTCACGCACCGGGAACCGTGGCTCAACGGCCCAGCCGCACGCGGCCCGCGGTACGAAGCCCCCGCGTCCGGCCTGGTGGCCGGCGGCCGTGCTGGCCCAGGTGGCGATGACGCTGCTGCAGATCTTCGGCGGCCTGTGGCTGGCGGGCCAGATCATCGGGGTACTGGAGCCGGGACTGCTGGTGCCTGCTCTGGTGATGCTCGCGGGCATCATCGGCGGCCCGTTGGTGGAGTGGTCGTGCGCGGCGGCGGCCCGGGGACCGGCGCGGCGGTACGGCCAGGAGGCCGAACGGCGGCTGCGCGAGGCGTCGGCGGCCTGCGGGCGGGCCCGGGTGCTCGATCCGGTGTCGGCGGAACTCGTCCGCTACCGGGAGGTGCGCGAGCGCTTTGTGGCGGTGACGGAGTTTTCCACAACGGGCCGTTAG
- a CDS encoding ATP-binding protein — protein sequence MADDEKNPAREIITDYAQQHFRYFRTADGTVYAQKNGHPVARPIRSQGTTGSHRQELMVGMFKDGVGVFNGTALKEALDLIEALALTEDTQAVQIRVAPGFDGATWLDLGRNDGQSVRIHPTGWDIAVPDPREVCWRRTQLTGELPLPAKDTDGKGIDRLFRLTNFTNADSECLAMAWLIGCLGPSVPVPAPFLTGPQGAGKSTTGRMFVRIIEGMSGDLRRAPKDEENLIAAVAAGWVTALDNLSHMTPDLSDAMCCIVTGAESVKRALFTDGDVHRSRYRRPLLLTGIDVGVIRPDLAERLLPLRLERPTVRRTEAELWREFEEALPVILGSLLDLTVKVRGAEAETPTDLRMADFAHLCAQVDAANSLGALNAYRVSLDDLNDDVIEGDLLAQTVLAHADTMAPGDGQRMTSTQWLHCLSTVYSGEELRPLPKGWPTTGKVLSDRLKRLQPTLAARGVLIDSGRTREGRYLEMVRRPAPEPDQQQEQQAAF from the coding sequence ATGGCTGACGACGAGAAGAACCCCGCCCGCGAGATCATCACCGACTACGCACAGCAGCATTTCAGGTACTTCCGCACCGCCGACGGCACCGTCTACGCGCAGAAGAACGGCCACCCCGTCGCCCGCCCGATCCGCTCCCAGGGCACCACCGGCAGCCACCGCCAGGAACTCATGGTCGGCATGTTCAAGGACGGAGTCGGCGTGTTCAACGGCACCGCCCTCAAAGAGGCCCTGGACCTGATCGAAGCCCTGGCGCTGACCGAGGACACCCAGGCCGTACAGATCCGCGTCGCCCCCGGGTTCGACGGGGCGACGTGGCTGGACCTGGGACGCAACGACGGACAGTCCGTCCGCATCCACCCCACCGGGTGGGACATCGCCGTGCCTGACCCGCGTGAGGTGTGCTGGCGGCGCACCCAGCTCACCGGGGAACTTCCGCTGCCGGCCAAGGACACTGACGGCAAAGGCATCGACCGCCTGTTCCGGTTGACGAACTTCACCAACGCCGACTCCGAGTGCCTGGCCATGGCATGGCTGATCGGCTGCCTCGGCCCCTCCGTCCCCGTCCCTGCACCGTTCCTCACCGGCCCGCAGGGCGCGGGCAAGTCCACCACGGGCCGGATGTTCGTGCGGATCATCGAGGGCATGAGCGGCGACCTGCGCCGGGCCCCGAAGGATGAGGAGAACCTGATCGCGGCCGTCGCGGCGGGATGGGTCACCGCGCTGGACAACCTGTCCCACATGACGCCTGACCTCTCCGACGCGATGTGCTGCATCGTCACCGGGGCCGAGAGCGTCAAGCGGGCCCTGTTCACCGACGGGGACGTGCACCGCTCCCGCTACCGCCGGCCTCTCCTGCTGACGGGCATCGACGTGGGCGTCATCCGTCCCGACCTTGCCGAACGCCTCCTGCCTCTGCGGCTGGAACGGCCCACCGTCCGGCGCACCGAGGCCGAACTGTGGCGCGAGTTCGAGGAAGCCCTGCCCGTCATCCTCGGCTCGCTCCTGGACCTCACGGTCAAGGTCCGTGGCGCCGAAGCGGAGACACCCACGGATCTACGCATGGCCGACTTCGCCCACCTGTGCGCCCAGGTCGACGCGGCAAACAGCCTCGGAGCACTCAACGCCTACCGCGTCAGCCTGGACGACCTCAACGACGACGTGATCGAGGGTGACCTGCTCGCGCAGACCGTCCTCGCGCACGCCGACACCATGGCCCCGGGCGACGGGCAGCGCATGACGTCCACGCAGTGGCTGCACTGCCTCAGCACCGTCTACAGCGGCGAGGAACTGCGCCCCCTGCCCAAGGGTTGGCCGACCACCGGCAAAGTCCTCTCCGACCGGCTCAAGCGCCTACAGCCCACCCTGGCCGCACGCGGTGTCCTCATCGACAGCGGACGGACCCGCGAGGGCCGCTACCTCGAAATGGTCCGCCGCCCCGCCCCGGAACCCGACCAGCAGCAGGAGCAGCAGGCAGCGTTCTGA
- a CDS encoding single-stranded DNA-binding protein — translation MNETLVTLVGNAATGVEFRDTASGGMARFRFAVTPRRWDREKELWTDGHTSFYTVWAWRTLASNLSGSVSVGEPLVVHGRLKVREEEREGQRRTFVDIEAMAVGHDLTRGTAAFRRVVRGDPGLTARTGRTVTGEPDQWAVRDGQGRPKPPAETAAAETTAQAPPRAPEDEPTTAGRPERPPTRRRTTRQKPAPELVSAP, via the coding sequence ATGAACGAGACCTTGGTGACGCTGGTGGGGAATGCGGCGACCGGTGTGGAGTTCCGGGACACCGCGAGCGGGGGAATGGCGCGATTCCGGTTCGCGGTGACGCCGAGGCGCTGGGACCGGGAGAAGGAGCTCTGGACGGACGGGCACACCAGCTTCTACACCGTGTGGGCCTGGCGCACCCTGGCATCGAATCTGTCGGGTTCCGTTTCCGTCGGGGAACCGCTGGTGGTGCACGGCAGGCTGAAGGTGCGTGAGGAGGAGCGGGAGGGGCAGCGCCGGACGTTCGTGGACATCGAGGCGATGGCGGTGGGACACGATCTGACCCGGGGGACGGCGGCGTTCCGGCGCGTGGTCAGGGGCGACCCGGGCCTGACGGCCCGGACCGGGCGCACGGTGACCGGCGAGCCGGACCAGTGGGCGGTACGGGACGGCCAGGGCAGGCCGAAGCCACCGGCGGAGACGGCGGCAGCGGAGACGACGGCTCAGGCACCGCCACGGGCCCCGGAGGACGAGCCGACAACGGCCGGCCGGCCGGAACGGCCGCCGACACGACGCCGGACGACACGTCAGAAGCCTGCCCCCGAGCTGGTTTCCGCCCCCTGA
- a CDS encoding helix-turn-helix domain-containing protein: MSLQPTHSPTASQRSHAVARPRMLTLPEVCEELHVSRSTFYDWRQKGRAPRCIKLPNGDLRVRRSDLDNWLDDHEDAA; this comes from the coding sequence ATGTCGCTCCAACCCACTCACAGCCCGACCGCCTCGCAGAGGAGTCACGCCGTGGCACGCCCCAGGATGCTCACCCTTCCCGAAGTCTGCGAAGAACTGCACGTCTCGCGATCGACCTTCTACGACTGGCGCCAGAAGGGCCGCGCCCCCCGCTGCATCAAGCTCCCGAACGGCGATCTGCGCGTACGGCGGAGCGACTTGGACAACTGGCTCGACGACCACGAGGACGCCGCTTGA
- a CDS encoding DNA primase: protein MNTLLHTALTLSARSVPVLPLRAGKVPFGNCPACRDNACGGRPNMKTPGACQCPRVCHGWAAAATDPAVLTGHPWASVWEQAQAVAYHPGGAGLTVVDLDDPQAVAWAHQTLPATRTVPTTRGEHWVYLGSIRSANSVRPGVDIKSLMSYARWLGPGTGTMTELPDTVRALAVKEPSTARPAPHIAVPASAGGGECPHRMPAYLDRGIAMAEQRITEATCAVHATVYRTFLAVLSAHGRCGCLTDTHITRLFAAAQTKGESPRHCTDAWTNALTRLGL, encoded by the coding sequence ATGAACACCCTGCTGCACACCGCCCTGACACTGAGCGCCCGCAGCGTCCCCGTGCTGCCGCTGCGGGCGGGGAAAGTCCCGTTCGGAAACTGCCCGGCCTGCCGGGACAACGCGTGTGGCGGCCGGCCGAACATGAAGACCCCTGGTGCCTGCCAGTGCCCCCGCGTCTGCCATGGATGGGCCGCTGCCGCGACCGATCCCGCTGTTCTCACCGGACACCCGTGGGCGTCCGTGTGGGAGCAGGCCCAAGCCGTCGCCTACCACCCCGGCGGCGCTGGACTCACTGTCGTCGACCTGGACGATCCCCAGGCCGTCGCCTGGGCTCATCAGACGCTGCCCGCGACCAGGACCGTCCCCACCACTCGTGGTGAGCACTGGGTCTACCTGGGTTCGATCCGGTCCGCGAACTCAGTGCGGCCGGGCGTGGACATCAAGTCGCTGATGTCCTACGCCCGGTGGCTCGGCCCTGGCACCGGCACCATGACCGAGCTTCCGGACACCGTGCGCGCGCTGGCCGTCAAGGAACCCTCCACGGCCCGGCCCGCGCCGCACATCGCCGTGCCCGCGTCGGCCGGTGGCGGGGAGTGTCCTCACCGCATGCCCGCCTACCTGGACCGTGGCATCGCCATGGCCGAGCAGCGCATCACCGAGGCCACGTGCGCGGTGCACGCCACCGTGTACCGCACGTTCCTCGCGGTGCTGTCCGCTCACGGCCGGTGCGGCTGCCTCACGGACACCCACATCACGCGGCTGTTCGCCGCCGCCCAGACCAAGGGCGAGAGCCCCCGGCATTGCACCGACGCGTGGACCAACGCCCTGACCCGGTTGGGACTGTGA
- a CDS encoding DUF6251 family protein — MDPNLPAHRPLSVVQLPDGTYTYADPQSLPVQQAPQQIVQHIHHAPPDRTVQRIALGSGVGAGAVAAGVYFGPLLVGVLTAIAANLAMLAFLAAVMAWGVVTVVKSVSGTGSKAASKSLRRR; from the coding sequence ATGGACCCGAACCTGCCCGCACACCGCCCGCTGTCCGTCGTGCAACTCCCGGACGGCACCTACACCTACGCCGACCCACAGTCCCTGCCCGTCCAGCAGGCGCCGCAGCAGATCGTCCAGCACATCCACCACGCCCCGCCAGACCGCACCGTGCAGCGCATCGCGCTCGGTTCCGGCGTCGGCGCCGGGGCCGTCGCGGCCGGCGTGTACTTCGGCCCGCTGCTGGTCGGTGTCCTTACCGCCATCGCCGCGAACCTCGCGATGCTGGCATTCCTCGCCGCTGTCATGGCGTGGGGGGTGGTCACGGTCGTGAAGTCCGTTAGCGGCACCGGCAGCAAGGCGGCCTCCAAGTCGCTGCGACGCCGGTAA
- a CDS encoding MarR family transcriptional regulator has product MSQSQVWRTHRQYAATAARWSADRWRKEADRRHALRAQRKPLVADARAALARAQAVDPEGVTSLRHRAERELRTAKRRVPDPMWLFASKTAAALGVAGYVWLPQVSVRAWVWSAIAVVAAVTALTVWTAVRGRDTTGLAPTAEEAALLKRLQPQYWKEHAEQRGLAGTLTGRPKLTDAGIVCAVRLDGTWTATKLRGAEDHIRALLGARTSLRIQTKAGKQGGWAELVLRTRSAADGDDLTWTPERRSLGIDTVTGEQVTVPLGERLLIAGRSGAGKSVASRPLLYDASEGPANALVIIDLKRVEGRLWDHRARVASTPHEVIDVTDELETEMLDRLSVLPKGQDTWTPTPDRPRITVVVDEGAEVMTAADKVPYETETADGKTRTANRSALPALESIARMGRAACIDLWWMTQKPTIGDGIPKQIAPQIGVSICLAVRTPAEARVVLGEDAQAKGWTADELPVPGVALIRDGKRKPDPVKVRYMDKAVVIALPDRTPWSRSGAATSEAAGTPTLTLVKNTAPEPAPAEDSATARVLKAIETTDQPVRQKDLVSLTGLSKGAVSKSVKRLTETGRLLRQTDGTLTHPGTETGTAVAS; this is encoded by the coding sequence GTGAGTCAGTCTCAAGTCTGGCGTACGCACCGCCAGTACGCCGCCACCGCCGCCCGCTGGAGCGCGGACCGGTGGCGCAAGGAAGCAGACCGCCGCCACGCTCTGCGCGCCCAGCGCAAGCCGCTCGTGGCCGACGCCCGCGCCGCACTCGCACGCGCGCAGGCCGTCGACCCCGAGGGAGTCACCTCCCTGCGCCACCGCGCGGAGCGGGAGTTGCGCACGGCCAAGCGTCGGGTGCCGGACCCGATGTGGCTGTTCGCCTCCAAGACGGCCGCCGCTCTCGGGGTCGCCGGGTACGTGTGGCTGCCGCAGGTGTCCGTCCGTGCGTGGGTGTGGTCCGCGATCGCCGTGGTCGCCGCCGTCACCGCGCTGACGGTCTGGACCGCCGTGCGTGGGCGTGACACCACCGGTCTCGCACCCACGGCCGAAGAGGCCGCGCTGCTGAAACGCCTCCAGCCTCAGTACTGGAAGGAGCACGCCGAACAGCGCGGCCTCGCCGGAACGCTCACCGGCCGGCCGAAGCTGACCGACGCCGGAATCGTGTGCGCGGTCCGCCTCGACGGGACCTGGACCGCGACCAAGCTCCGCGGCGCTGAGGACCACATCCGTGCCCTGCTCGGAGCGCGCACCAGCCTGCGCATCCAGACCAAGGCGGGCAAGCAGGGCGGGTGGGCCGAACTCGTCCTGCGCACCCGCAGCGCCGCCGACGGCGACGACCTGACGTGGACTCCCGAGCGCCGCTCCCTCGGCATCGACACCGTGACCGGCGAGCAGGTGACCGTGCCCCTCGGGGAACGGCTGCTGATCGCCGGTCGCTCGGGCGCCGGAAAGTCCGTCGCCTCCCGCCCGCTCCTGTACGACGCATCCGAGGGCCCGGCCAACGCGCTGGTCATCATCGATCTCAAGCGCGTAGAAGGCCGCCTGTGGGACCACCGGGCACGCGTCGCTTCCACCCCGCACGAGGTCATCGACGTCACCGACGAACTGGAGACCGAGATGCTGGATCGGCTCTCCGTCCTGCCCAAGGGACAGGACACCTGGACCCCCACCCCGGACCGGCCCCGGATCACGGTCGTCGTCGACGAGGGCGCCGAAGTCATGACCGCCGCCGACAAGGTCCCGTACGAAACCGAGACCGCCGACGGCAAGACCCGCACTGCCAACCGGTCCGCGCTGCCCGCCCTGGAGTCCATCGCCCGCATGGGCCGCGCGGCGTGCATCGACCTGTGGTGGATGACCCAGAAGCCCACCATCGGCGACGGCATCCCCAAGCAGATCGCGCCACAGATCGGCGTCTCCATCTGCCTCGCCGTCCGCACGCCGGCCGAAGCCCGCGTCGTCCTCGGAGAGGACGCGCAGGCCAAGGGATGGACCGCCGACGAACTCCCCGTCCCCGGGGTGGCCTTGATCCGTGACGGGAAGCGCAAGCCCGACCCGGTCAAGGTCCGCTACATGGACAAGGCCGTCGTTATCGCCCTGCCCGACCGCACCCCCTGGTCACGTTCGGGGGCGGCGACTTCGGAAGCCGCGGGCACCCCGACGCTCACCCTCGTGAAGAACACCGCACCCGAACCCGCACCCGCCGAGGACAGCGCGACCGCCCGCGTACTCAAGGCCATCGAGACCACCGATCAGCCGGTCCGACAGAAGGACCTGGTGTCGCTCACCGGCTTGTCCAAGGGTGCCGTGTCCAAGAGCGTCAAGCGCCTCACCGAGACCGGCCGGCTCCTCCGCCAGACCGACGGCACCCTCACCCACCCTGGCACTGAGACCGGTACAGCGGTGGCGTCATGA